A single window of Nicotiana sylvestris chromosome 5, ASM39365v2, whole genome shotgun sequence DNA harbors:
- the LOC138868342 gene encoding uncharacterized protein, translating to MSLSPHSTPVLVDKSIDEQNMRRQNRSDNVKVLESRKDIVGKSEKKKSKRVIMDVDQVCICLFLIRVMYWQPWKLYIPVGESFPVTHWSSYTNVDIVSVLQSKLTDVQLQMFRESCFGYFLDLPRVAIHAQLIRSLMFRELVQDKCDQFYVKLNDEYVLRFCLREFGIVSGLNYCGNEHVEGKFSGPKRLVDTYFFGFEVVSKKSLIDCFEKKKWQSDEDAVKIAIIYFINTFLMSTQAQKTFISKRDFHLVESGEYVSFPWSKIAFRALMKSVRDMLRGKPEFYRIGGFPLALQVWFYECCTVVDQKFAIRVGDHAPCILNREMTDMPTSEDFSTGFFNNTGNKFKNISTTIEEIRRFTLPVEVTDEYQKYLTSRNKEKLPIDDSDDFVTPPPKHIKEHVPPKKAPKNAPGVQPVDYGRELQKLKVDVKQLHKQLNSFMDYVSEKFKELFELINSKLGSSKVKYGAYPEEDTSGRQDNNDFVSNIKFGGNEDVEMDGCQIGGSEGKDVPHSQRDTNVAGQLGVNAMEGPPGVKVDMFVAKVTFTPDVVYAGVIGEIADAAVGETEEESEKQKVTESRTGGVCAIASVDAASGETEEESEKQKVLESQTGVVCATASVDELVGEMVLTGVVAAKGKKQSYAIKHPFQSKIGTGINSSLLNVFAAWVKEGKSRKKNEIYPKHISELNPAYDLGIFHVEDKKWFYTLAYNGQPLDDSHIDVLFYYLRKKGKYDKDLPVIFTTTDWYFDEKINELWQAFIDTDEDNDVCTPKHVIAEYIQGNCGVFAASFAEYFIEGKTPPKKFNAYVYRRKFDVLLWDYATKKMELNARSDDEIIGRQNKSRKQKK from the exons ATGAGTTTATCTCCTCATTCAACCCCAGTTTTAGTTGACAAATCGATTGATGAACAAAATATGCGAAGACAAAATCGTTCCGACAATGTTAAAGTGTTAGAATCTCGAAAGGATATTGTTGGAAAATCTGAGAAAAAGAAGAGCAAGAGGGTTATAATGGATGTTGATCAAG tttgtatttgtttgtttttAATTCGTGTCATGTATTGGCAGCCTTGGAAGCTctatattccagttggtgagtCGTTTCCTGTTACTCATTGGTCATCATACACTAATGTGGACATTGTATCAGTTTTACAGTCAAAGTTGACTGATGTCCAACTTCAGATGTTTAGGGAAAGCTGTTTTGGCTATTTCCTTGATTTACCTCGAGTTGCTATCCATGCACAACTTATTCGTTCTTTAATGTTTAGGGAGTTGGTTCAAGATAAGTGTGATCAATTTTATGTGAAATTGAATGACGAATATGTTTTACGTTTTTGTCTTCGAGAATTTGGTATTGTAAGTGGTTTAAACTATTGTGGTAATGAACATGTTGAGGGTAAATTCAGTGGACCCAAAAGGTTGGTGGATacttatttttttggttttgaagTGGTGTCAAAGAAGTCACTTATTGATTGTTTTGAGAAGAAGAAATGGCAGTCTGATGAAGACGCAGTTAAGATTGCAATCATTTATTTCATAAACACATTTCTAATGTCCACTCAGGCTCAGAAGACATTTATAAGTAAACGTGATTTCCATCTTGTCGAGAGTGGTGAGTATGTGTCGTTTCCATGGAGTAAGATTGCGTTTCGAGCTTTAATGAAGTCGGTGAGGGACATGTTGAGAGGAAAGCCTGAGTTTTATAGGATTGGTGGATTTCCTCTTGCACTACAAGTGTGGTTCTATGAATGTTGCACTGTAGTTGATCAAAAGTTTGCTATTCGCGTTGGAGATCATGCACCATGCATATTGAATCGGGAAATGACAGACATGCCAACGAGTGAGGACTTCTCTACTGGTTTCTTCAACAACACAGGGAACAAG TTTAAAAATATCTCTACTACAATTGAAGAGATAAGGAGATTTACTTTGCCTGTTGAAGTTACCGATGAGTATCAGAAATATTTGACATCACGTAATAAGGAAAAACTTCCTATTGATGATAGCGATGATTTTGTCACGCCACCCCCGAAACACATTAAGGAGCATGTCCCACCAAAAAAGGCGCCAAAAAACGCGCCAGGTGTCCAACCTGTTGATTATGGCCGTGAGTTGCAGAAGTTGAAAGTTGATGTGAAGCAA CTCCATAAGCAGTTAAATTCCTTCATGGATTatgtttctgaaaaattcaaggAGCTCTTTGAGTTGATAAATTCCAAG cttGGTTCAAGCAAAGTCAAATATGGTGCATATCCGGAGGAAGACACCAGTGGTCGTCAAGACAATAATGATTTTGTGAGTAATATCAAGTTTGGTGGCAATGAAGATGTTGAAATGGATGGTTGTCAG atcgGTGGAAGTGAAGGCAAAGATGTTCCACATTCTCAAAGAGATACTAATGTAGCAGGTCAGTTAGGTGTCAATGCTATGGAAGGACCTCCTGGTGTGAAAGTTGACATGTTTGTTGCTAAAGTAACTTTCACACCAGATGTAGTATATGCTGGCGTTATTGGTGAGATTGCAGATGCAGCGGTAGGGGAGACGGAGGAAGAATCTGAGAAACAAAAGGTTACTGAATCCCGGACTGGTGGTGTTTGTGCGATTGCAAGTGTTGATGCGGCGTCAGGGGAAACAGAGGAAGAATCTGAGAAACAAAAGGTTCTTGAATCTCAGACTGGTGTTGTTTGCGCGACTGCAAGTGTTGATGAGTTGGTAGGGGAGATGGTTCT TACTGGTGTTGTTGCAGCGAAAGGAAAAAAGCAAAGTTATGCTATTAAGCATCCTTTTCAAAGCAAAATCGGAACTGGTATTAACAGCTCTTTGTTGAATGTATTTGCTGCGTGGGTCAAAGAAGGGAAGTCCAGAAAGAA GAATGAAATTTACCCGAAGCATATTAGTGAACTCAATCCTGCTTATGATCTTGGTATATTTCATGTTGAAGACAAAAAATGGTTTTACACTTTGGCATATAATGGTCAGCCCTTGGATGACTCG CACATTGATGTTTTGTTCTATTATCTGAGGAAGAAGGGGAAGTATGACAAAGACCTACCTGTAATATTTACCACCACAGATTGGTACTTCGACGAGAAAATTAATGAGTTGTGGCAGGCGTTTATTGATACAGATGAAGACAATGATGTGTGCACTCCGAAACATGTCATTGCAGAGTATATTCAGGG taatTGCGGTGTATTTGCGGCATCATTTGCCGAGTATTTCATTGAGGGCAAGACACCTCCTAAAAAATTCAATGCATATGTATACCGACGCAAATTTGATGTTCTCTTGTGGGATTATGCTACAAAGAAGATGGAACTGAACGCGCGAAGTGATGATGAGATTATTGGTCGACAGAATAAGTCGCGGAAGCAGAAGAAGTAG
- the LOC138868343 gene encoding uncharacterized protein gives MTSNIAESINAARELPLVPLLDYIRKLIGRWNVTNLKNGVESFTDLGKKYDTMLMDNLELSHQMKVTPSTSYLYSVLDKGKQRMVFLKDRTCSCRRFLLDELPCAYAWAVLKYKYIDHIEYCSVYYTTKYLLKTYEILISPVPDEKHMGNSCRSFK, from the exons ATGACTTCAAACATTGCGGAGTCGATCAATGCTGCTAGGGAACTCCCACTAGTGCCTTTGCTAGACTACATAAGAAAATTGATCGGACGATGGAACGTTACAAACCTAAAGAATGGAGTAGAGTCATTCACTGATCTTGGAAAAAAATATGATACAATGCTGATGGACAATCTTGAATTATCACATCAGATGAAG GTGACCCCTTCGACGAGTTACTTATATTCAGTACTTGACAAAGGTAAGCAAAGAATGGTGTTCCTAAAAGATCGAACTTGTAGCTGTAGAAGGTTTCTGTTGGATGAGCTGCCTTGTGCATATGCTTGGGCAGTATTAAAATACAAATACATTGATCACATTGAGTATTGCTCGGTGTACTACACCACAAAGTACCTATTGAAGACCTATGAAATTCTAATTTCTCCGGTTCCTGATGAAAAGCACATGGGAAATTCCTGCAGAAGTTTTAAATGA